Proteins encoded in a region of the Cyanobacterium sp. T60_A2020_053 genome:
- a CDS encoding mercuric reductase, translated as MVKTISIAPMDGYNQQLISYVHPPDWVNPTPKDKYDIVVIGAGTAGLVVAAGAAGLDLGLKVALVERHLMGGDCLNFGCVPSKAVIRSAKVIGEINRAPSLGVTVDGNVNIDFAQVMGRMRKLRAGISHHDSAQRFKDIGIDVFLGDAQFLDNKTITVDGVRLNYKKAVVATGARAVTPKVEGIEEVEFYTNETIFSLTTLPKSLAVIGGGPIGCELAQTFHRLGAQVTIIHKYAHLLNKEDEEAAHIIQTSLINDGVQLQLNAQPTRVENTSEGKKIYYASPEGEKSLIVEAILMGAGRAPNVEALNLEKVGVEYNTRQGIIVNDYLQTTNPKIYAVGDICSPYKFTHTADAGARIVIKNTLFSPFGFGKSKFSDLVIPWVTFTDPEIAHVGSYGKDLDKKGIEYDTIKIPFSTVDRAIVDGEEEGFVKILHQRGSDKILGATIVASHAGEMISEITTAMVNNIGLNGLSSVIHSYPTQADAIKKGADAYRRTLLTPNSKKLLGILTKLS; from the coding sequence ATGGTTAAGACAATTTCAATCGCTCCCATGGATGGCTATAATCAACAGTTAATCTCCTATGTTCATCCCCCTGATTGGGTTAACCCCACTCCCAAAGATAAATATGATATAGTGGTGATCGGTGCTGGTACAGCCGGTTTGGTAGTGGCGGCGGGCGCTGCGGGACTAGATTTGGGCTTAAAAGTGGCTTTGGTGGAGCGTCATTTGATGGGCGGAGATTGTCTTAACTTTGGCTGTGTGCCTTCTAAGGCGGTGATTCGTTCAGCAAAAGTTATCGGCGAAATTAATCGAGCGCCCTCCCTCGGTGTTACAGTGGATGGAAACGTTAACATCGATTTTGCTCAAGTGATGGGCAGAATGAGAAAATTAAGGGCTGGAATTAGTCATCACGACTCGGCACAACGGTTTAAAGATATTGGTATTGATGTATTTTTGGGAGATGCTCAATTTCTTGATAACAAAACTATTACCGTAGATGGAGTACGTTTAAACTATAAAAAAGCAGTGGTGGCGACGGGCGCTAGGGCAGTGACTCCCAAGGTGGAAGGCATTGAAGAAGTAGAATTTTATACCAATGAAACGATTTTTTCCCTCACTACCTTACCAAAAAGTTTAGCAGTAATTGGGGGAGGACCTATCGGATGCGAATTGGCGCAAACTTTTCACCGTCTCGGTGCGCAAGTTACCATCATTCATAAATATGCCCATTTACTAAATAAAGAAGACGAAGAAGCGGCGCACATCATCCAAACCAGTTTAATTAACGATGGTGTACAGTTACAGTTAAATGCACAACCTACGAGGGTAGAAAATACCTCCGAAGGCAAAAAAATTTATTATGCTAGTCCAGAGGGTGAAAAATCCCTTATTGTGGAAGCAATTTTGATGGGCGCCGGGCGCGCGCCGAATGTGGAAGCCTTGAATCTGGAAAAAGTAGGCGTGGAATATAACACCCGTCAAGGGATAATCGTCAATGACTATTTACAAACCACTAACCCCAAAATTTACGCGGTGGGGGACATTTGTAGTCCTTATAAATTCACTCATACTGCGGATGCTGGCGCGCGCATCGTTATCAAAAATACCTTGTTTTCGCCTTTTGGTTTTGGCAAGTCAAAATTTAGCGATTTAGTTATCCCTTGGGTGACATTTACAGATCCAGAAATCGCCCACGTTGGTAGTTATGGTAAGGATTTAGATAAAAAAGGCATTGAATATGACACCATCAAAATTCCTTTTAGTACAGTTGATCGTGCCATCGTGGATGGTGAAGAAGAAGGTTTCGTTAAAATTCTTCATCAAAGGGGTAGTGATAAGATTTTGGGTGCTACCATCGTGGCTAGTCACGCCGGGGAAATGATTTCAGAAATTACTACCGCTATGGTTAATAATATCGGTTTAAACGGATTATCTAGCGTTATTCATTCCTATCCTACCCAAGCTGATGCCATCAAGAAGGGCGCTGACGCTTATCGGCGCACTCTTTTAACTCCCAATTCTAAAAAACTTTTGGGTATCTTGACTAAGTTATCTTAA
- a CDS encoding glycoside hydrolase family protein: MRKSSIVVNLLKTTILVIMIGGIGRLSINENSPPRLKQVQERVINDINARLTGHYDIQPLVMAGGDPYIRALMRTISASEAYTQRPYHVIYGGQYVQKLDRHPDQCVVVKRGANAGKCSTAAGRYQFLNTTWAEKASIYHPQADFIGDNNSYSFEAQYQDEVLYRWLSDGEAWGVDFSQMLAQNQLDQVLRRLSNTWTSLGYGTEDNSMTRRLPKIYQQMLQEELANQQASKN, encoded by the coding sequence ATGAGAAAATCATCAATAGTAGTCAATTTACTAAAAACTACCATTTTAGTGATCATGATTGGGGGCATAGGGCGATTGTCAATTAATGAAAATTCCCCACCGAGATTAAAACAAGTCCAAGAGCGAGTTATTAATGACATTAACGCCAGACTTACTGGGCATTATGACATTCAGCCTTTAGTAATGGCAGGAGGAGACCCTTATATTAGGGCGTTAATGCGTACTATTAGCGCCTCAGAAGCCTACACCCAGCGCCCGTATCACGTTATTTATGGTGGTCAATATGTGCAAAAATTAGACCGACACCCCGATCAATGTGTGGTAGTAAAGAGGGGCGCTAATGCCGGAAAATGCTCTACCGCCGCCGGTAGATACCAATTTCTCAATACCACTTGGGCTGAAAAAGCATCTATTTATCATCCTCAAGCTGATTTTATCGGAGATAATAATAGTTATAGTTTTGAAGCGCAATACCAAGATGAAGTGTTGTATCGCTGGTTAAGTGATGGTGAGGCGTGGGGCGTTGATTTTTCCCAAATGTTAGCACAAAATCAATTAGATCAAGTGTTGAGAAGATTATCAAACACTTGGACAAGTTTAGGTTATGGTACAGAAGATAATTCCATGACAAGACGATTGCCCAAAATATATCAACAAATGCTCCAAGAAGAATTAGCCAATCAACAAGCCTCTAAAAATTGA
- a CDS encoding PEP-CTERM sorting domain-containing protein, giving the protein MVVSNLTFIADDPSFPFLISASESGYGKYSGTFTSAPSGGFGTNTNFVEADSASGDAFGVQYGSSGEFFFLPIGYTSGGTISGSATYDNITLFDLGFDASQTYDWVFANNDFIRLQFSSSNPVTTPEPSTILGSVLVLGLGAVMGKIKKK; this is encoded by the coding sequence ATGGTAGTTTCCAATCTTACTTTTATCGCTGACGATCCAAGTTTTCCTTTCCTGATCTCAGCTAGTGAAAGTGGTTATGGTAAATATAGTGGAACTTTTACCAGCGCCCCTAGTGGTGGTTTCGGCACGAATACAAATTTTGTAGAAGCTGACTCAGCTTCTGGGGATGCCTTTGGAGTTCAATATGGAAGTAGCGGTGAATTTTTCTTTTTACCCATTGGTTATACTAGCGGTGGTACAATTTCTGGTTCTGCCACTTACGATAATATCACTCTTTTCGATCTTGGTTTTGATGCCAGTCAGACTTATGATTGGGTATTTGCAAATAATGATTTTATCCGACTTCAGTTTTCTTCGTCTAACCCTGTTACTACCCCTGAGCCTAGCACAATTTTAGGAAGCGTTTTGGTGTTAGGGCTTGGTGCAGTGATGGGCAAAATCAAGAAAAAATAA
- a CDS encoding HAMP domain-containing histidine kinase: MIVSDPLATKLSNLLMSENVIPQKGIPSEVAQIKAQQEWESAIASLQELLLSVIKPSEQCTETQGFVLSSPHHVISKKELISALEIAVFSPLNFKNSMTTYHCQESSINGNKLSSALTLTPEQHIAKDQFCLILTQYFSCLLVKNSNNNFNFSFEPNIINQAWLLVQNKLVIKNHYSQKHLDSLYNQLTPSAPPYQLVSRFTNYLLQHLRALSLPVEKSIEKEEKPHRLQSISLKKTPLPPYPEIELLQALTHEVRTPLTSIKTITKLLQKKAKASPELAKYLEMIDQECTEQINRMDLIFRVAELESNTSIKPTINLVPICLEEILNQGIPIWQKQAQRRNILLNFVIPQKLPHVLSDPAILKQMLGGLIEKFTRNIPSGGKFQVIVLPAGNQLKLQFLSESNLNHQQVKCLGKLLSFQPETGGLYLNSDITKHIFNVLGGKLTIKQKGSKGEILTVFLPLGNPII; this comes from the coding sequence ATGATTGTTTCTGATCCTCTCGCCACTAAATTAAGTAATCTTTTGATGTCAGAAAATGTTATCCCTCAGAAGGGGATACCTTCAGAAGTTGCTCAAATAAAAGCACAGCAAGAGTGGGAAAGTGCCATTGCTTCTTTACAAGAATTATTATTGTCTGTGATTAAACCCAGTGAGCAATGTACTGAAACACAAGGTTTTGTTCTTTCTTCTCCTCATCATGTTATCTCTAAAAAAGAGCTAATATCTGCTTTAGAAATTGCTGTTTTTTCTCCATTAAATTTTAAGAACAGTATGACAACTTATCATTGTCAAGAAAGTAGTATTAATGGTAATAAATTATCATCGGCTTTAACTTTAACACCAGAGCAACATATTGCTAAAGATCAATTTTGTTTAATTTTAACTCAGTATTTCTCTTGTTTATTGGTAAAAAATAGTAATAATAATTTTAATTTTTCTTTTGAACCAAATATCATTAATCAAGCATGGTTATTAGTACAAAATAAATTAGTGATTAAGAATCATTATTCCCAAAAGCATTTAGATAGTTTATATAACCAACTGACTCCCAGCGCCCCTCCCTATCAATTAGTCAGTCGCTTTACCAATTATTTATTACAACATTTACGGGCGCTGTCTTTGCCCGTAGAAAAAAGTATCGAAAAAGAAGAAAAACCCCATCGCTTACAAAGTATTTCCCTGAAAAAAACCCCTTTACCACCTTATCCAGAAATTGAACTTTTACAAGCCTTAACTCATGAAGTAAGAACCCCTTTAACCTCCATCAAAACTATTACTAAATTATTGCAAAAAAAAGCTAAAGCATCTCCCGAATTAGCTAAATATTTAGAGATGATTGATCAAGAATGCACCGAACAAATTAACCGTATGGATTTAATTTTTCGGGTGGCAGAATTAGAAAGTAATACCTCAATAAAACCAACCATTAATCTTGTGCCTATTTGTTTAGAAGAAATTTTAAATCAAGGTATTCCCATCTGGCAAAAACAAGCACAAAGAAGAAATATTTTACTTAACTTTGTTATACCTCAAAAATTACCCCATGTACTGAGTGATCCTGCTATTTTAAAACAAATGTTGGGAGGATTAATCGAAAAATTTACCCGTAATATTCCTAGTGGTGGTAAATTTCAAGTCATAGTTTTACCTGCTGGTAATCAGTTAAAATTACAGTTTTTATCAGAATCTAATTTAAATCATCAGCAAGTAAAATGTCTAGGAAAATTACTTTCTTTTCAACCAGAAACGGGGGGTTTATATTTAAACTCCGATATTACTAAACATATTTTTAATGTTTTAGGTGGCAAGTTAACCATTAAACAGAAAGGAAGTAAAGGAGAAATACTCACCGTTTTTCTTCCCCTCGGTAATCCGATTATTTGA
- the proA gene encoding glutamate-5-semialdehyde dehydrogenase → MREIAEKTRLAAQKLAVLSIQQRNEALEAIARALHTHQEEIIEANQKDCEASAGEISTALYGRLVLSESKLKGAIAGVRDVIKLNDPLGALSLHRELDKGLILKRVSCPLGVLGIIFEARPDALIQITSLAIKSGNGVILKGGKEAINTCTTLVKIIHQALGNTAVNPDAVQLLTTREEIKTLLSLDEYVDLIIPRGSNEFVRYVQENTKIPVLGHADGICHLFIDESANIDQAISVTVDAKTNYPSACNAIETLLIHENIASEFLPAVAKALTQKNVTLKGDERVRALVHCETATAEDWRTEYSDLILSLKMVADVTEAINHINHYGSKHTDGIITENLLNAETFFNEVDSAGVYHNCSTRFADGFRYGFGAEVGISTQQMPPRGPVGLEGLVTYKYQLTGAGHIAATYSGTNPQPFTHRDL, encoded by the coding sequence ATGAGAGAAATTGCCGAAAAAACACGCCTAGCGGCGCAAAAATTAGCTGTTTTGTCCATACAACAACGTAACGAAGCCTTAGAAGCCATAGCGCGCGCCCTCCACACCCACCAAGAGGAAATCATCGAAGCCAATCAAAAAGATTGTGAAGCCTCAGCCGGGGAAATTTCCACGGCATTATACGGGCGCTTGGTATTGAGTGAAAGTAAACTGAAGGGCGCTATTGCCGGAGTGCGTGATGTCATTAAATTAAACGATCCTTTAGGGGCGCTGAGTCTCCATCGTGAGTTAGACAAAGGATTAATTCTCAAGCGGGTTAGTTGCCCATTAGGAGTGTTAGGGATCATTTTCGAGGCGCGCCCCGATGCCCTCATTCAAATCACCAGCTTGGCTATAAAATCGGGCAATGGAGTCATTTTAAAAGGGGGTAAGGAAGCCATCAACACTTGCACCACTTTAGTGAAAATTATTCATCAAGCCTTAGGCAATACGGCGGTAAATCCTGATGCGGTGCAGTTACTCACCACCAGAGAGGAAATTAAAACTCTGTTATCTTTAGATGAATATGTGGATTTGATTATCCCTAGAGGCTCAAATGAATTTGTGCGCTATGTGCAGGAAAACACCAAAATCCCCGTTTTAGGTCATGCTGACGGCATCTGTCATCTTTTTATCGATGAGTCTGCTAATATTGATCAAGCCATTTCCGTTACGGTGGATGCCAAAACCAATTATCCTTCTGCCTGTAACGCCATTGAAACTTTATTAATACATGAAAATATCGCCTCTGAATTTTTACCAGCAGTGGCAAAAGCCTTAACTCAAAAGAATGTCACCTTAAAAGGAGATGAAAGGGTGAGGGCGCTGGTGCATTGCGAAACGGCAACGGCAGAAGATTGGCGCACGGAATACAGTGATTTAATTCTCTCTCTTAAAATGGTGGCAGATGTCACAGAAGCCATTAATCATATCAATCATTACGGTTCAAAACATACCGACGGTATCATTACCGAAAATCTCCTGAATGCGGAAACTTTTTTCAATGAAGTAGATTCTGCTGGAGTATATCATAATTGTTCTACCCGTTTCGCCGATGGTTTTCGTTACGGTTTTGGGGCTGAAGTAGGTATTAGTACCCAACAAATGCCCCCTAGAGGTCCTGTGGGTTTGGAAGGTTTAGTGACTTATAAGTATCAGTTGACGGGCGCTGGGCATATTGCCGCCACCTATAGTGGCACGAATCCTCAACCCTTTACCCACAGAGATTTATAA